One Peribacillus simplex NBRC 15720 = DSM 1321 genomic region harbors:
- a CDS encoding XylR N-terminal domain-containing protein, translating into MTNLLNLKNDDGEIHLNDERMILTSSSIFGTLRKDLIENIGFERMKSFLIRYGWNIGVNDAKKALKGNLSTVQEILRQGPILHMLQGYTKVNTTKLELSMDSQADVHSVKVEGVWVNSYEAEEHVTQTGIAEKPVCYTLTGYASGFYSTVCGHEVIFKESACKGAGQSECRYEGKSIHLWGMEIQDELKYYKTKPIVQELAVTYEKLLEERNSLSKVMDIHNLLTEELINGRSLQSIVRMVYQKTKIPLLMENFNSNQVYHAGFHIGKVREVRNQLKLMRENGPVTLETGRIVKDGMELLYTPITLQNKTYGYCAFAQTDRVEGKTNLEINRMILERVSMTGSLFLLNEKSSFEALERVKGLFLEQILNGEFVTREEIIKKSMYLDASLDHPFTIAVLGYRFSSDRGAENDYFIQQKIIEEIYSFFKKRNQVVLTALRDGHIVLLIPLSPGNEFQFRTKECINHLYTVFSGYNFKMGLSTISDELERAHDVFQEALTALNMNEGTRDIIKFEEVDLLSILMHTGSTPAVLQKAEKMLGPLLMKEDPKMNELLKTLYVFLQCGGNLECSMKELNISMSGLRYRIKRLEELLSCQIRNPKSAFQLYASFETLLKAKMITID; encoded by the coding sequence ATGACGAATCTTTTGAATCTTAAGAATGATGATGGTGAAATTCATTTAAATGATGAGAGGATGATCCTGACTTCCTCTTCAATTTTCGGTACCCTAAGAAAGGACTTGATCGAGAATATTGGATTTGAAAGAATGAAGTCTTTTTTAATACGTTATGGCTGGAATATCGGAGTTAATGATGCTAAAAAGGCACTAAAAGGGAATCTGTCAACGGTTCAGGAGATACTGAGGCAAGGCCCCATTTTACATATGCTGCAGGGTTATACAAAGGTTAATACTACGAAACTGGAATTATCGATGGATAGTCAAGCGGATGTACACTCTGTAAAGGTGGAAGGGGTTTGGGTGAATTCTTATGAAGCAGAGGAACATGTCACCCAAACAGGCATCGCGGAAAAGCCAGTCTGTTATACATTGACGGGATATGCAAGTGGATTTTACTCTACGGTCTGTGGTCATGAAGTGATTTTCAAGGAAAGTGCCTGTAAGGGAGCAGGGCAATCAGAGTGTAGATACGAAGGTAAATCGATACATTTATGGGGCATGGAGATTCAGGATGAGTTGAAATATTATAAAACCAAACCGATTGTACAAGAGCTTGCCGTAACATATGAAAAGCTGCTGGAGGAACGCAATAGTTTGTCAAAAGTGATGGATATTCATAATTTGCTGACAGAGGAGTTAATTAACGGAAGAAGCCTTCAATCCATAGTGAGGATGGTTTATCAGAAAACAAAAATACCTTTGTTGATGGAGAATTTCAATAGCAATCAGGTTTATCATGCTGGGTTTCACATAGGGAAGGTAAGGGAAGTCAGGAATCAGCTCAAACTGATGAGGGAAAATGGTCCTGTCACTTTGGAGACCGGAAGAATCGTAAAAGATGGGATGGAGCTGCTTTATACCCCCATTACGTTACAAAATAAAACTTACGGCTATTGTGCCTTTGCGCAAACGGATCGAGTCGAAGGAAAAACGAACCTGGAAATCAATCGGATGATTCTTGAGAGGGTGTCCATGACTGGTTCCTTATTCCTCTTAAATGAGAAAAGCAGTTTTGAAGCCCTAGAAAGGGTAAAAGGTTTATTTCTTGAACAAATATTAAATGGAGAGTTTGTTACTAGAGAAGAAATAATCAAAAAAAGCATGTATTTAGACGCTTCATTGGATCATCCTTTCACCATTGCGGTGCTGGGCTATCGTTTTTCCTCCGATCGGGGGGCAGAGAATGATTATTTCATTCAGCAGAAAATCATCGAAGAGATTTATAGTTTCTTTAAGAAGCGGAATCAAGTCGTCTTAACAGCCTTAAGAGATGGTCATATCGTATTGCTTATACCGCTGAGTCCTGGAAATGAATTTCAATTTCGAACCAAGGAATGCATCAATCATTTATATACTGTTTTCAGCGGATATAACTTTAAAATGGGACTTAGCACAATAAGTGATGAATTGGAACGGGCTCACGATGTTTTTCAAGAAGCTTTAACCGCTTTGAATATGAATGAGGGAACTCGGGATATCATCAAATTTGAAGAAGTCGATCTACTATCCATTTTAATGCATACTGGGAGTACTCCAGCGGTCCTGCAAAAAGCTGAGAAAATGCTGGGTCCTTTATTGATGAAAGAAGATCCAAAAATGAATGAATTATTGAAAACGCTTTATGTATTTCTGCAATGCGGTGGAAATCTTGAATGCAGTATGAAAGAATTGAACATTTCAATGAGTGGTTTACGCTATCGGATTAAAAGACTTGAAGAGTTGCTTTCCTGCCAAATAAGAAATCCTAAAAGTGCTTTTCAATTATATGCATCATTTGAAACCCTGTTAAAGGCGAAAATGATTACCATTGATTGA
- a CDS encoding DUF2515 family protein, translated as MRMLKTEKQLLHSIKAQTAKGNRDNISRTKAYEQFFRMHPEIQWSFLAGMVSRNAGWNMCDLEGIWFSHLLGLKYRDHLFLTYEEANWRIFQDAYPQLLLYHYSTKYGRPLFHLCHYFFITKFMTNEWYSFWKHGNQENLVTALIINEQNIIEEPVIKKQSPVFHSLLFFLQDWMHFSTVLFPTCNGELYGSSVSHFRNIDNRIELGKRLAGLLFSEDLFPLFYEFSCRTEPTGARYDYEQYRKKPRYHETPMLRGVYPSIHHQAGETEQWDVKKRIKKKWFIEPEWEEDPHLTDWYDHKQKQLHTAAIIKNWIL; from the coding sequence ATGCGAATGTTAAAGACGGAAAAGCAATTGCTCCATTCCATAAAAGCCCAAACCGCTAAAGGGAATAGGGATAATATATCAAGAACAAAGGCATATGAACAATTTTTCAGAATGCATCCAGAAATCCAATGGTCATTTTTAGCTGGGATGGTTTCTAGAAATGCAGGCTGGAATATGTGTGATCTTGAAGGGATTTGGTTTTCCCATTTGCTTGGCCTTAAATACAGGGATCACTTATTCCTAACTTATGAGGAAGCAAATTGGAGAATATTCCAAGATGCTTATCCGCAATTACTTCTCTATCATTATTCGACGAAGTATGGACGCCCTTTGTTTCACTTATGTCATTATTTTTTTATTACCAAATTCATGACGAACGAATGGTATTCCTTTTGGAAACATGGAAATCAAGAAAATTTAGTCACTGCGCTTATCATAAATGAACAAAACATCATTGAAGAACCGGTTATTAAAAAGCAATCTCCCGTTTTTCATTCTCTGTTATTTTTCCTGCAGGACTGGATGCATTTTAGCACTGTTTTATTTCCTACCTGCAATGGAGAACTGTATGGCTCGTCCGTTTCGCATTTTAGAAATATCGATAATAGGATTGAACTGGGGAAAAGGTTAGCTGGCCTTTTATTTTCTGAAGATTTGTTTCCGCTATTTTATGAATTTTCCTGCCGGACTGAACCAACGGGTGCCAGATATGATTATGAACAATATCGGAAAAAGCCTAGGTACCATGAAACCCCGATGCTGAGGGGAGTATATCCATCGATTCATCATCAGGCAGGGGAGACAGAGCAATGGGATGTGAAAAAAAGGATTAAAAAAAAATGGTTCATTGAACCCGAATGGGAAGAAGACCCGCATTTGACCGATTGGTATGACCATAAACAAAAGCAACTGCACACGGCAGCAATAATCAAAAATTGGATTTTATAA
- a CDS encoding YpoC family protein — protein sequence MTQSVSLKVPEELDHPLFFSEKETILEKERYAGWSESIPFEAFPYELLYYNNVEAYAPWTKGAMHVKELLEIWKGIDSECSLLFSERKVGQTLGLMKQGIGLFLTVVFWMHGKPVVLNDFRVQIESFNNIPVNMDERLSFILARPAFFHSYRQLSELFREFEKQYVKFMIKNKNSQKNV from the coding sequence TTGACGCAGTCCGTATCATTAAAAGTCCCTGAAGAACTGGACCATCCTTTATTTTTTTCTGAAAAGGAAACCATCTTGGAAAAAGAGCGATATGCAGGTTGGAGTGAATCGATCCCATTCGAGGCTTTCCCATATGAGTTACTTTATTATAATAATGTAGAGGCGTATGCTCCTTGGACTAAGGGGGCAATGCATGTAAAGGAACTGCTGGAAATATGGAAGGGAATTGATTCAGAATGCAGTTTGCTATTTTCTGAGCGAAAAGTGGGACAGACTTTGGGACTCATGAAGCAGGGTATCGGTTTATTTTTAACCGTAGTCTTCTGGATGCATGGGAAGCCAGTGGTATTGAATGATTTCCGGGTCCAAATAGAATCCTTTAACAATATTCCAGTGAACATGGATGAAAGGCTTTCTTTCATCCTGGCAAGACCCGCTTTTTTTCATTCTTATAGACAGCTTAGTGAGTTGTTCCGAGAATTCGAAAAACAATATGTGAAGTTCATGATCAAAAATAAGAACAGCCAAAAAAACGTCTAA
- the recU gene encoding Holliday junction resolvase RecU, with protein sequence MAFHYPNGRRFVPQAMEEKKSPLKKISYSNRGKTLEDDLNETNQYYLAHGIAVIHKKPTPIQIVDVHYPKRSAAVIKEAYFKQASTTDYNGVYKGKYIDFEAKETKNSSSFPLKNFHDHQIEHMKHIVQHDGIAFVIIRFSAMDDIYLMSSEQLSFYWKRMKDGGRKSITLQEVESSSRKITLGFQPRIDYIKVVDSLISENF encoded by the coding sequence GTGGCATTTCATTATCCCAACGGACGTAGATTTGTACCGCAGGCTATGGAAGAAAAGAAAAGCCCACTAAAAAAAATCAGTTACAGCAACCGGGGAAAAACATTGGAAGACGATTTGAACGAAACCAATCAGTATTATTTAGCACACGGCATTGCCGTCATCCATAAAAAACCGACACCCATTCAAATTGTCGATGTCCATTACCCGAAAAGAAGTGCTGCAGTCATTAAAGAAGCCTATTTCAAACAAGCATCGACCACCGATTACAATGGTGTTTATAAAGGAAAGTACATTGATTTTGAGGCAAAGGAAACAAAAAACAGCAGTTCTTTCCCTCTGAAGAATTTTCATGACCATCAAATCGAACATATGAAACATATCGTTCAGCATGACGGAATTGCATTTGTCATCATCCGGTTTTCCGCCATGGATGATATATATCTAATGAGTTCTGAACAACTGAGTTTTTATTGGAAGAGAATGAAAGACGGCGGACGCAAATCTATAACTCTTCAAGAGGTTGAAAGCAGTTCACGAAAGATTACTCTTGGCTTTCAACCGAGAATTGACTATATTAAAGTAGTAGATTCGCTCATCTCAGAAAATTTTTAG
- a CDS encoding PBP1A family penicillin-binding protein encodes MAEKYNTREERRKQGQTQKKGPEKGSNKPTNMLKRIFLILVTIGIIGLVAGGAAMAYFISDAPKLDEKLLKDPVTSKILDENGKLLAEIGKENRDYVNYEDIPDLVEEAFLATEDSRFYEHHGVDFLRLGSAVIANVKNGFGSEGASTLTQQVIKRSYLTPDKTIKRKVQEMWLSIQLERKYTKEEIFEMYVNKIFFANRANGILTASQTYYGKDLSELKLNEAAMLVGLPQSPSRYDPYKYPERAKERRDIVLHLMNKHGYITETEMKNAQSIEITQGLQEIDKSQIDTTAYDAFIDLVIEEVGDMGDYNVFTDGLEIQTTIDKDAQEYVYNMLNSDEIINYPSKDLQAGVTLLDTETGEIKAVGGGRNTTVKRGWNYATDAKRSPGSTIKPILDYGPAVEYLNWSTYHQIKDEEYSYSDGTSLKNASGRHYGTVTTREALARSLNIPALKTLQAVGLDRARDFATDLGIPFDKEITESAALGGGKDVSTLELAGAYSSFGNNGIYNEPHSVKKIVLRDKTTIKNKTESKPVMKDSTAFIVTDMLKSVMKEPYGTGRLANIPSLPVAGKTGSTNFTPEQRAANNIPSSGVKDSWMAGYTTNYTVAVWAGYDNASGEQMEYLGESSQRIPKSIFKNLMEHMAQSKETKDFDQPDSVVKVGVIKGSNPAVKANEYTPSSKITYEYYVKGHEPTQVTTEYEKIDSPGINASYNQESNEINLSWSYPKGNGNTQFEVKMSVDGGAQSVLKKSKDTSLTIPNPTPGSKYTFSVVALVDNQQSDPASTSVKIPAEAVVPEDTEDEEIEDPAEGEDTEQETPAEGEEDKQDEDKNNNGNSGNSDNNDNNGNNGNGNNDNNGNGNGNGNGNNTDDGNGNKGDEDVEGGDDATDPGTVEEEKPVETPAPDPNPDPDPDKDTE; translated from the coding sequence ATGGCTGAAAAATATAATACTAGAGAAGAACGCCGAAAGCAGGGGCAGACACAAAAAAAGGGACCGGAGAAAGGTTCTAACAAGCCAACCAATATGCTTAAGCGCATTTTCCTTATACTTGTTACAATCGGAATAATAGGCTTGGTTGCCGGAGGAGCTGCAATGGCTTACTTTATAAGTGACGCTCCAAAACTTGACGAAAAGCTTTTGAAAGATCCGGTCACATCCAAGATTCTCGATGAAAATGGTAAATTGCTAGCTGAAATCGGAAAGGAAAACCGGGATTATGTTAATTATGAAGACATCCCCGATCTTGTCGAAGAAGCTTTCCTGGCAACGGAAGATTCCCGTTTTTATGAACACCACGGGGTCGATTTCTTACGTCTGGGCAGTGCCGTCATAGCCAACGTCAAAAACGGATTCGGCTCAGAGGGTGCAAGTACATTGACCCAGCAGGTTATCAAGCGTTCTTATTTAACACCTGATAAGACCATTAAAAGGAAAGTCCAGGAAATGTGGCTATCCATACAGCTTGAAAGAAAATATACAAAAGAAGAAATTTTCGAAATGTATGTGAATAAGATTTTCTTTGCAAACCGTGCCAACGGGATCTTAACTGCATCGCAAACTTATTATGGAAAAGATCTTAGCGAATTGAAATTGAACGAAGCGGCCATGCTTGTAGGATTACCGCAAAGCCCAAGCAGATATGACCCGTATAAATACCCTGAACGTGCGAAAGAACGTCGTGATATAGTCCTGCACTTAATGAATAAACATGGTTATATCACCGAAACGGAAATGAAAAATGCACAAAGCATCGAAATAACACAAGGACTTCAAGAAATCGATAAGAGCCAAATTGATACGACCGCATATGATGCATTCATCGATTTGGTAATTGAGGAAGTCGGGGATATGGGTGACTATAACGTCTTTACCGATGGTTTGGAAATCCAAACGACCATTGATAAAGATGCCCAGGAATATGTCTATAACATGTTGAACAGTGATGAAATCATCAATTATCCAAGTAAAGATCTCCAAGCAGGAGTCACATTACTCGATACAGAAACTGGTGAAATTAAAGCAGTGGGCGGCGGCAGGAACACGACGGTTAAACGCGGCTGGAATTATGCAACGGATGCCAAGCGATCACCTGGTTCGACCATTAAGCCGATTCTGGATTATGGTCCTGCCGTAGAATATTTAAATTGGTCCACCTACCATCAAATCAAGGATGAGGAATATTCTTACAGTGATGGAACATCGCTTAAAAATGCTTCAGGACGACATTATGGTACTGTAACGACTCGTGAAGCACTAGCACGGTCATTAAATATTCCTGCCTTAAAAACGCTTCAAGCAGTCGGCTTGGACCGGGCACGTGATTTTGCCACCGATCTTGGCATTCCTTTTGACAAGGAAATTACCGAATCGGCAGCATTGGGCGGCGGTAAGGATGTTTCAACACTTGAACTTGCCGGTGCATACAGTTCATTCGGAAACAACGGTATCTATAATGAACCGCATAGTGTGAAAAAGATTGTTTTACGTGATAAAACAACCATCAAAAACAAGACGGAATCAAAACCGGTCATGAAAGATTCCACAGCTTTCATCGTTACGGACATGTTGAAAAGCGTCATGAAAGAACCTTATGGAACAGGAAGGTTAGCCAATATACCTAGTCTTCCGGTAGCCGGTAAAACGGGGTCAACCAATTTCACGCCTGAGCAGCGTGCAGCGAACAACATCCCATCTTCCGGTGTAAAAGATAGCTGGATGGCAGGTTATACAACCAATTATACAGTCGCGGTTTGGGCTGGTTATGATAATGCATCTGGTGAGCAAATGGAATATCTGGGTGAATCATCTCAAAGAATCCCTAAATCCATCTTTAAGAATTTAATGGAACATATGGCTCAATCAAAAGAAACGAAAGACTTTGATCAACCTGACAGTGTTGTGAAGGTTGGAGTCATCAAAGGTTCGAATCCAGCTGTTAAAGCCAATGAATATACACCAAGCAGTAAAATCACTTATGAATATTATGTTAAAGGTCACGAGCCAACACAGGTGACGACAGAATATGAAAAAATCGACTCACCTGGCATTAACGCTTCTTACAACCAGGAAAGCAATGAAATCAATCTATCATGGTCATATCCTAAAGGTAATGGCAATACTCAATTCGAGGTTAAGATGTCCGTTGATGGCGGAGCACAGAGCGTATTAAAAAAATCGAAGGATACTAGTTTAACGATCCCTAATCCAACCCCTGGAAGTAAATATACTTTCTCAGTGGTAGCTCTAGTGGATAACCAACAAAGTGATCCTGCGAGTACATCTGTCAAAATACCTGCTGAAGCGGTAGTCCCTGAGGATACTGAGGACGAGGAGATTGAAGATCCGGCCGAAGGTGAGGATACGGAACAAGAAACTCCTGCTGAAGGCGAAGAAGATAAACAAGACGAAGACAAAAATAACAATGGCAATAGCGGCAATAGCGACAATAACGACAATAATGGCAATAACGGAAATGGCAACAATGATAACAATGGTAATGGTAATGGTAACGGAAATGGCAACAACACTGATGACGGAAATGGGAATAAGGGTGATGAGGACGTCGAAGGCGGAGATGATGCCACTGACCCTGGAACGGTAGAAGAGGAAAAACCAGTCGAAACCCCTGCCCCGGACCCTAACCCGGACCCAGATCCAGACAAAGATACGGAATAA
- a CDS encoding DnaD domain-containing protein: protein MNKEHLYAWFKEGTITIPSFLLTNYSTMGLNEQEMVLLLQLQSFIDKGNHFPAPSQLSDRMTLQETECLFLIQRLVQRGFVEMVVEGNQEIGQEKYSLSPLYEKMMDCFLKTLKQSESAEIQKAGESLYTIFEQEFGRPLSPFECETLAMWMEDDHQPEIIKSALRESVISGKLNFRYIDRILFEWKKNGIKTLEQAREQGQKFRVHQKRDRKSETAQPLKDVPFYNWLEQ, encoded by the coding sequence ATGAATAAAGAACATTTATATGCTTGGTTTAAGGAAGGAACGATAACGATTCCATCCTTTTTGTTGACTAACTATAGTACGATGGGACTGAATGAACAAGAAATGGTCCTTTTATTACAATTGCAAAGCTTCATCGATAAAGGTAACCATTTCCCTGCACCATCCCAACTTTCTGACCGAATGACATTGCAGGAAACGGAATGTCTATTCTTGATCCAGCGTTTGGTCCAAAGGGGATTTGTTGAAATGGTGGTTGAAGGGAACCAAGAAATCGGACAGGAAAAATATTCTTTGTCTCCACTTTATGAAAAAATGATGGACTGTTTCTTGAAAACTTTGAAACAGTCTGAGTCTGCTGAAATCCAAAAAGCGGGGGAGAGCCTTTATACGATTTTTGAACAGGAGTTTGGCCGCCCTTTATCTCCATTTGAATGTGAGACATTGGCAATGTGGATGGAGGACGACCATCAACCTGAGATCATTAAGTCAGCTCTAAGGGAGTCTGTCATTTCCGGAAAATTGAATTTCCGATACATTGATCGAATTTTATTTGAGTGGAAAAAGAATGGAATTAAAACCTTGGAACAGGCAAGGGAGCAAGGACAAAAATTTAGAGTTCACCAAAAGAGGGACCGAAAGTCGGAAACTGCACAACCATTGAAAGATGTGCCTTTCTATAACTGGCTCGAGCAGTAA
- the nth gene encoding endonuclease III, giving the protein MLNKAQIRYCLDTMGEMFPDAHCELNHSNPFELVVAVALSAQCTDVLVNKVTKDLFQKYKTPEDYISVPIEELENDIRSIGLFRNKAKNIQKLSRMLIEEYGKEVPRDRDELVKLPGVGRKTANVVVSVAFDVPAIAVDTHVERVSKRLGLCRWKDSVLDVEKTLMAKIPKDEWSVTHHRLIFFGRYHCKAQSPKCETCPLLELCREGKKRMKRKEAN; this is encoded by the coding sequence ATGTTGAATAAAGCTCAAATTCGATATTGTCTGGATACGATGGGTGAAATGTTTCCGGATGCCCATTGTGAGCTGAATCACTCCAATCCATTTGAATTGGTGGTTGCTGTTGCCCTGTCAGCTCAGTGTACGGATGTATTAGTCAATAAAGTCACGAAGGATTTATTTCAGAAATATAAAACGCCTGAGGATTACATAAGCGTTCCGATAGAAGAGTTGGAAAATGACATTCGCTCAATCGGTTTGTTTCGTAACAAGGCTAAGAACATACAAAAGTTATCGCGCATGCTGATCGAAGAATACGGTAAGGAAGTTCCCAGAGATCGTGATGAGCTTGTTAAATTGCCTGGCGTTGGCAGAAAGACGGCGAATGTAGTCGTTTCTGTTGCTTTTGATGTGCCAGCGATTGCTGTGGATACCCATGTAGAGCGTGTTTCCAAGCGCCTAGGATTATGCCGTTGGAAGGATAGTGTCCTCGATGTTGAGAAAACGTTGATGGCTAAGATACCAAAGGATGAATGGTCCGTTACGCATCACCGCCTGATATTCTTTGGACGCTATCATTGCAAGGCCCAGTCACCAAAATGTGAAACCTGCCCGCTTCTCGAATTATGCCGTGAAGGAAAAAAAAGAATGAAAAGGAAAGAAGCCAATTGA
- a CDS encoding fumarylacetoacetate hydrolase family protein: protein MAKARVKLKKSDYSEEMEILSNRYILMNGDKYEVSQINLDNPISGTVYGTLLNYKGSLEALKGKIDHPPYNEPPKGPILYIKPRNTFSSFSNPVPLPNGIPELEIGAALAIVISKTATRVKKEHALDYIEGFTIANDISVPHESVFRPAIRHKARDGFCPIGPWVVSKESISNPDSLGIRVYINGELKQENSTSNLIRSISRLIEDVTDFMTLSTGDVLLVGVPENAPLAKANDHVRIEIDEIGHLENTIISEEKLSLEGIL, encoded by the coding sequence ATGGCAAAAGCAAGAGTGAAACTCAAAAAGTCAGATTATTCGGAAGAAATGGAAATACTGTCGAACCGCTATATATTAATGAACGGTGATAAGTATGAGGTATCACAAATCAATTTGGATAACCCTATTTCAGGAACGGTATATGGAACATTATTAAACTATAAAGGATCATTGGAAGCATTGAAGGGAAAGATCGACCATCCTCCTTATAATGAACCTCCTAAAGGGCCGATCCTATATATTAAACCTAGAAACACGTTTTCTTCTTTTTCAAATCCAGTTCCCCTTCCAAACGGCATACCTGAATTGGAAATCGGGGCCGCACTTGCAATAGTAATCAGTAAAACGGCCACAAGAGTCAAGAAAGAACATGCATTGGATTATATAGAAGGTTTTACGATCGCCAATGATATTAGCGTTCCACATGAAAGCGTTTTCCGTCCTGCTATCCGCCATAAAGCCCGTGATGGATTTTGCCCGATCGGTCCATGGGTCGTATCCAAGGAATCCATCTCCAACCCCGATTCTTTAGGAATCCGTGTATATATAAATGGAGAGCTAAAGCAAGAAAATTCAACTTCAAATCTAATTCGCTCCATATCCCGACTTATTGAGGATGTAACAGACTTCATGACTTTGAGTACGGGTGACGTCCTTCTAGTTGGAGTTCCAGAGAATGCACCGCTGGCAAAAGCCAATGATCATGTCAGAATAGAAATAGACGAAATCGGGCATTTGGAAAATACTATCATTTCCGAGGAAAAACTATCACTGGAGGGGATTTTATGA
- the asnS gene encoding asparagine--tRNA ligase: MKITIKNASKFVDQEVTIGGWLASKRSSGKIAFLQIRDGSGFIQGVVVKAEVGEEIFARAKSVSQESSLYVTGVIQKDERSPFGFELQVKDIEIIHESLDYPITPKAHGPEFLMDNRHLWLRSKRQHAVMKIRNEIIRATYEFFNEEGFVKVDPPILTGSAPEGTSELFATKYFDEDAYLSQSGQLYMEAAAMALGKVFSFGPTFRAEKSKTRRHLIEFWMIEPEMAFIEFKENLEVQEQFVSSIIQSVLKNCQLELNTLGRDTAKLEQIQAPFPRITYDEAIKFLHEQGFDDIQWGDDFGAPHETAIAESYDKPVFITHYPTKIKPFYMQPAPDREEVVLCADLIAPEGYGEIIGGSERIHDQELLEQRINEHGLSEDAYKWYMELRKYGSVPHSGFGLGLERTVAWISGVEHVRETIPFPRLLNRLYP, from the coding sequence GTGAAAATTACAATAAAAAATGCTAGTAAATTCGTCGATCAAGAAGTTACAATTGGAGGCTGGCTTGCCAGCAAACGTTCCAGTGGGAAAATTGCTTTTCTTCAAATCCGTGATGGCTCTGGTTTCATTCAAGGTGTGGTCGTGAAAGCTGAAGTGGGTGAAGAAATTTTCGCTCGTGCGAAATCGGTTTCTCAAGAGTCATCCTTGTATGTAACAGGTGTCATTCAAAAGGATGAACGATCGCCTTTCGGTTTTGAGTTACAGGTGAAAGATATTGAAATCATTCATGAATCATTGGATTATCCCATTACACCTAAAGCCCATGGTCCTGAATTCTTAATGGATAACCGCCATTTGTGGCTGCGTTCAAAACGGCAGCATGCAGTCATGAAAATCCGGAATGAAATAATCCGTGCTACATATGAATTCTTTAATGAAGAAGGTTTCGTTAAAGTGGATCCCCCAATTTTAACTGGAAGCGCACCAGAGGGAACGAGTGAATTGTTCGCGACTAAATACTTTGATGAGGATGCTTACCTTTCACAAAGTGGTCAACTCTATATGGAAGCGGCTGCCATGGCACTTGGGAAGGTATTTTCCTTTGGTCCTACCTTTAGGGCAGAAAAATCCAAAACAAGACGACATTTAATCGAGTTCTGGATGATTGAACCAGAAATGGCTTTTATCGAATTTAAAGAAAACCTGGAGGTTCAGGAGCAATTCGTTTCTTCCATCATCCAATCCGTATTGAAAAACTGTCAGCTTGAGTTGAATACACTTGGCCGTGATACAGCGAAGCTTGAACAAATTCAAGCTCCTTTCCCGCGTATTACATATGATGAAGCCATTAAGTTCCTTCATGAACAAGGATTTGACGATATCCAATGGGGTGATGATTTTGGAGCTCCGCATGAAACTGCGATAGCGGAAAGTTATGATAAGCCCGTTTTCATAACTCATTACCCAACCAAAATCAAACCTTTTTATATGCAGCCAGCCCCTGACAGGGAAGAAGTCGTTCTTTGTGCCGATTTGATCGCTCCGGAAGGATATGGGGAAATAATTGGCGGTTCAGAGCGGATTCATGATCAGGAATTGCTTGAACAGAGAATCAATGAACATGGCTTGAGCGAAGATGCTTACAAATGGTATATGGAATTAAGAAAATATGGTTCTGTACCGCATTCAGGCTTCGGTTTGGGGTTAGAACGCACCGTTGCATGGATCAGTGGAGTCGAGCATGTCCGAGAAACCATCCCGTTCCCACGTCTATTAAATCGATTATATCCTTGA